Proteins found in one Miscanthus floridulus cultivar M001 chromosome 4, ASM1932011v1, whole genome shotgun sequence genomic segment:
- the LOC136551218 gene encoding guanine nucleotide exchange factor SPIKE 1-like has product MEPAVATAGEGQRFKRIPRQAWSGNLELDPLLNESLDQWPHLNELVQCYKADFVKDDCKYGRYESVAPPSFQNQIFEGPDTDIETELQLCNARHSKPEDATEDDTPSTSGRQIYETESSTSSSKVVRASSLDFCTG; this is encoded by the exons ATGGAGCCCGCGGTGGCTACAGCGGGTGAAGGGCAGCGGTTCAAGCGGATTCCACGGCAGGCGTGGTCGGGGAACCTCGAACTGGATCCTTTG CTTAATGAAAGCTTAGATCAGTGGCCACATCTAAATGAGCTGGTACAGTGCTACAAGGCTGATTTTGTGAAGGATGACTGCAAATATGGACGCTATGAAAGTGTTGCACCACCATCTTTCCAAAATCAAATTTTTGAGGGACCTGATACTGACATAGAAACAG AATTGCAGCTTTGCAACGCAAGGCATTCCAAGCCTGAAGATGCTACCGAAGATGATACGCCAAGCACCTCAGGGAGGCAAATATATGAAACCGAATCATCTACTTCATCTTCAAAAGTGGTAAGGGCATCCTCCCTGGATTTCTGTACTGGATAG